The following DNA comes from Mycolicibacterium lutetiense.
GAGCACCGCTCGATCCAGGCTCACCAGGACCAGGCCATGCACCGGACTCTTCACCAGTTGCAGCCGTCCGTAGCGGCCCATGGTGTCGACGACGTCGACCAGCAGTGGCTGCGGCACCGGGTAGCGGGAGAAGCTGACCAGGGCATCAACCACCTGCTCGGCGTCGTGGCCGGCCGCGCGGGCGTTCCACAGTGCCAGGGGCGTGATGCGGTACGTGTGGACGTGCTCGGGGGCGCGCTCCAGCTCGGCGAACGGCGCGATGGCGGCGCGGGCCGCTCCGGCCTGCTCGTGGTCGACTTCGAGCAGCACCGTCTTGTCGGACTGCACGATCAGTGGGCCGTCAGTCATTCTCGGCTCCTCGCAGGAATCATCTGGTCCATTATCCAGAAACCTAGTTATCGGCCGAAACCACCGAGGTGACGCGGTGGATGGCGAACTCGCGGACCCGCCCGGCGGCCGGATCGAATGCGGTCAGCTGACCGCCGCGCACATTGATGGGGGAGACCACCCGCTGCGTGGCCACCCCGGCCGGGTCGACGTATCCGATCACCACGGAGGTCTGGTTGATCGCGGCCTCCTGTAATTGGGTGATGGCCATCGCCGGGTCCAGGCGCACACTGGCGAACGGTCCCGACGCCACCTTGCGCAGCACCGCGACGATCGCGCCGAGAGTCTGGGCTGTCGGCGCGGTGGGTGGGCGGTAGACGCGGCGCCGGGTCGGTGCGACGACGCGCGCGCCGCGGGCCCTGATGTCGACGACGGCGCCGGTGGAGTCTTCGGCGGCGGGCGCGAACCCGGCTTCGCGTAGCGCGGTAAGCATGTCGGCGATCGGTGCCTGCGACACTGCCACCGTCGGGGCCAGCAGTCGCAGCTCGAGGCGGTCGGCGCCCGGCGAGGCGACTGCCTGGGCCAGCAGTGCCGGATCCTCACACCGCAGGAACGACGTGGCCATCCCGACGCGCAGCTGACCGTGGCGGCGGGCGACGTCGTCGATGAGATAGGTCAAGCCTTGCGGCACCGGGGTTTTCGAATGTTTCTCGAACAGGGTGTGCAGCTCGCTGGCGGTGCGCCCGGCATCGAGTGCACGCCGGATGGACGCTTCGCTGATCCGGTAGACCATCGCCGCGCCCGCCGATTCGACGGTGGCCACCTCGGCCAGATGTTCGGCCAGCTCCCGCTCCAGCGGTCCGGGCACGATTACCGTGAGGTCGGCCTGTAGCAGGAAGTGGTCGAGTGGTTTGGGGAGCGCCTTGGCCATCGCGGCCAGTACGTCCACGTCGGGGTCGCCGGCCAATATCCCGCGCGCCGGGGTGCTGATCGCACCGCGGCCCACCATGCCCAGGGCATGCGCTTCGGCGAGCAGGCCGCCGACCGTGGCCGGCTGCAGGCGCACCGCCCAGCGCGGCCGCCGCCAGACCATCGCGCGAGCGGCTTCGGCGCTGTCGACCCCGCTGCCCGGTGCCAGGTCGGCCAACACGCTCAGCAGCAGTCTGCGGTCCAGGGGAGCTGCGGTCGAATACAGCGAATCCGACAGTGCAGCAAAGGGTTTGTTGTCCGGGCCGCGGCTGCCGATCAGCGCTGGCCGGGCCGGCAGGTCCAGCCAGGTCGAGGCCAGCAGCTGCCAGCGGGTGGCAGTCGGGGATTCGACGAACCGGTCTGCGGCCACCGTCGGCGCCCAGTAGGGTCCGGTCCCGTCACCCGGGTCCGGTTCGGGCATCCCGGCCGCGATCAGCCCCGCGCCGGCAGCCAGTTCCAGGAGGAGCCCCAGCCGTGGTTCGTCGATACCGGTGGTCTTGGCCAGCCGTTTGACGTCACGCACCCCGAGCCCGCCGTTGCGCAACTCGGGAACCGGTGTGATGCCGAGGGTTTCGATGATCAGGTCAATCTCGCGCAGCAGATCGATGGCCGCACCGGCGGCCGCTGCGTTCACATCGGCAGGCGTTGTCGAGGACGTCTGGAGTACCGGCGCGGTCAACTCCGTCGGGCCGGGCGCCTCACCGCGCATCACCTGACCGATGATCCGGGGCAGGATCACGGTCTCAGCGTCGATCCGCCGCAGCAGTCCGGCCTCGAGCAGTCGCGGCACCGGCCGGTCCGGCGGGGTGTCGGGGGCCGCGTCGCGGGTGCGGCCCATGGGTGAGCCCTCCAACAGGCGGGCCAGCAGATCGTTCTGGGCGTCGTCGAGCTCCCCGAGCAGGCCGGCGATCTCGTCGGCGCTGCGGTCGGACACCTCTTCGGTGGCCTGCCCGACGAACCACGGCAGGCCGGAAGCCACCTCGGGTGCCACCCGGACCGCAGTGTCGCCCCAGACCAGGGCCCGCTCACGCAGATCGTCCAGCGCGGCCATCACGTCCCCGGCGCCGACGCGCTCGCCCAACAGTTTTCTCACCTCGGATACCGGGACGGCGTGCGTGTCGGCGTGCAGGACCAGCAGTGCGTCCAGCACAGCCAGCTTCAGGAAGTCCAGGGAATCGGTGGCAGCCTTGACCGACTGGCGTGAGGTGGCACGCGCGGCAAGCGCGGCAATCGTCCCCGGGGGTGGCTGGCTCAGGTCGGGCCGCAGTTCCAGCAGGCGGATCAGGGCCTTGTCATCGAGGTCGGACAGCCAGGCACCCAGCGGGAACCCGGGAGTCTGTGCAGCGGTCATATCCTGACCAGGGTAAAGCAGCCCGCCGGTCTCGCCACCGGATGAGGAGCCTGCCACAATGTGGGGCGTGGCTGACAACAAGAAGAACCATTACGTCGACAACGGCTGGCCCGTGCTCTCCGACGGCGATGATCACGCCGTCAGTGAGCTTGCCACCGACCGCACCGGCGCACTGTCCCCGTTCGGCGACCTGACCTTTCCGTTGCCGGCGGAAGACCTGCCATTCATCCAGTCGGCCACCGTCGTCAACAGGTAACAGTGGGACTGTCGCACCTCGACGAGTCCGGCGCGGCACACATGGTCGACGTCTCGGCCAAGGCCGTGACCAAGCGCACCGCGGTGGCCGTGGGCACGTTGCACACCAGGCCGGATGTGGTGGCCCTCATCGCCTCGGGTGGCCTGCCCAAAGGTGATGCGCTGGCCACTGCACGGATCGCCGGAATCCAGGCGGCCAAGCGGACTCCCGAGCTGATTCCGCTGTGCCATCAGTTGGCGCTGACCGGCGTCGACGTGGCCTTCGACGCCCGTGACGCCGAGGTCGCCGTCACTGCCACCGTGCGCAGCACCGACCGCACGGGGGTCGAGATGGAGGCCCTGACCGCGGTGAGCGTCGCCGCGCTGACGCTGTACGACATGATCAAGGCCGTCGACCCCGCCGCGCGCATCGACGACATCAAAGTGGTGCGCAAAGAAGGCGGTAAAACGGGATTGTGGGAAAGAACTACTCAGTGACGCGTTCGGCGCGGGTCATCATCGCCTCCACCCGTGCCGCTGCAGGGGTGTACGACGACCGGACCGGCCCGCTCATCGTCGGCTGGCTCTCCGATCGGGGATATGACGTCACCGAGCAGATGGTGGTCGCCGACGGACATGCCGTCGGCGATGCCCTGCGAGCCGCCCTGGCTGAGCGCGTCGACCTGATCATCACGTCCGGTGGCACCGGTATCTCGCCCACTGACGCGACACCGGAATCCACCTCGGCGGTACTCGACTATCAGATACCCGGCCTGGCCGATGCCATCCGGCGGGCCGGCGCACACAAGGTGCCCACCGCGGTGTTGTCCCGCGGCGTCTGCGGCGTCGCCGGACGCACCCTGATCGTCAACCTGCCCGGGTCGCCGGGCGGGGTCAAGGACGGGCTGGGCGTACTGGCCGGCGTCCTGGAGCATGCATTGGACCAGCTGGGCGGAAAGGATCACCGATGAGCGCCTGTGCGAAGAGGAGAAGGACCTGCCGGTGAGCGCATCTGTCATACGCGTCGATCTGACCGACACCCCGATCTCGCTGACCGAATACGAGGCGCTGGTGGCCCATGAGGCAGCCGGAGCCGTCGTTGGGTTCTCCGGGGTGGTGCGTGATCACGACGGTGGCCGTTCGGTCATTCGGCTGGACTACTCCGCGCACCCCCACGCGCTACAGACGTTGGAAGAAGTTGCCGCCGAA
Coding sequences within:
- a CDS encoding helicase-associated domain-containing protein, giving the protein MTAAQTPGFPLGAWLSDLDDKALIRLLELRPDLSQPPPGTIAALAARATSRQSVKAATDSLDFLKLAVLDALLVLHADTHAVPVSEVRKLLGERVGAGDVMAALDDLRERALVWGDTAVRVAPEVASGLPWFVGQATEEVSDRSADEIAGLLGELDDAQNDLLARLLEGSPMGRTRDAAPDTPPDRPVPRLLEAGLLRRIDAETVILPRIIGQVMRGEAPGPTELTAPVLQTSSTTPADVNAAAAGAAIDLLREIDLIIETLGITPVPELRNGGLGVRDVKRLAKTTGIDEPRLGLLLELAAGAGLIAAGMPEPDPGDGTGPYWAPTVAADRFVESPTATRWQLLASTWLDLPARPALIGSRGPDNKPFAALSDSLYSTAAPLDRRLLLSVLADLAPGSGVDSAEAARAMVWRRPRWAVRLQPATVGGLLAEAHALGMVGRGAISTPARGILAGDPDVDVLAAMAKALPKPLDHFLLQADLTVIVPGPLERELAEHLAEVATVESAGAAMVYRISEASIRRALDAGRTASELHTLFEKHSKTPVPQGLTYLIDDVARRHGQLRVGMATSFLRCEDPALLAQAVASPGADRLELRLLAPTVAVSQAPIADMLTALREAGFAPAAEDSTGAVVDIRARGARVVAPTRRRVYRPPTAPTAQTLGAIVAVLRKVASGPFASVRLDPAMAITQLQEAAINQTSVVIGYVDPAGVATQRVVSPINVRGGQLTAFDPAAGRVREFAIHRVTSVVSADN
- the moaC gene encoding cyclic pyranopterin monophosphate synthase MoaC, which gives rise to MGLSHLDESGAAHMVDVSAKAVTKRTAVAVGTLHTRPDVVALIASGGLPKGDALATARIAGIQAAKRTPELIPLCHQLALTGVDVAFDARDAEVAVTATVRSTDRTGVEMEALTAVSVAALTLYDMIKAVDPAARIDDIKVVRKEGGKTGLWERTTQ
- a CDS encoding MogA/MoaB family molybdenum cofactor biosynthesis protein; this translates as MTRSARVIIASTRAAAGVYDDRTGPLIVGWLSDRGYDVTEQMVVADGHAVGDALRAALAERVDLIITSGGTGISPTDATPESTSAVLDYQIPGLADAIRRAGAHKVPTAVLSRGVCGVAGRTLIVNLPGSPGGVKDGLGVLAGVLEHALDQLGGKDHR